Below is a window of Jonesiaceae bacterium BS-20 DNA.
ATGGGGCAAGGGACAGTGCAGTGGTAAACCCGAGGGATTGGAGCTGGCCGGCCCGGTAGTAGTGGCTGTCTAGGTTTAGGAGGTCTCCAGTGGCGTCATAGACCGCGAAGTCGAGCAGTCCACCAAAGGACAGGTCACCGCGACGGAGTACACCAGCTGCGGCGTTCCGTTGGTTTACGAACGCAGGTTCGTTACGTTCTGCGCGCAGTTCGTTCGCTTGAAGGAAGGCCATACGTGTCATGTACACCTCGCCACGAACCTCAAGGAGACCTGGGCACGCTGGAATAGTTCGAGGTAGGAAGCCAAGGGCAAGTGCGTTGCTGGTGATGTCTTCACCGGTGTGGCCGTCACCGCGGGTGGAGACTTGCGCCAAGGTGCCATTGTCGTACACAGCGCGGATTGCCAGCCCGTCCAGTTTTGGCTCTAGGACGAGTGGACCTTCAATGGTGGCAACGAATGCGTTCACTGTTGCAAGGGTTGTGGCCTTGTCGAGGGACCCCATCATGACTGGGTGGCTGACGTCCCCTGTTGCGGGTTGCCCGGCAGCTACGTTGTGCAGCAGGTCTTCAAACTCTCCTGCTTGGTGCGGGTTTTGTGCAACGTATGCTTCTACCTCTGCAATGCCTGCATCGTACTCGGCGTCTGTCATGAGTTCGGTGGAGCCGTGGTAGTAACTAGCCGCAGCGGCGCGCAGCTGATTGGCGAGGTTCGTGACACTGGGGTGGTTCAACAAGGTGACGGTCATGGGAAGGCTCCTTGGGCAAGGTTGGGTAAACCGTTTGTTTACACTTCACCTATGTGCGGCATTGTCGGTGTCTGCTGCCCCGTCCTCTTGCTAGATGCCGCACATACATTAGGCATGATGGGAAAACACCATGCAGTCAGCGGCGCAGCCGCTTGGATTGCAGTTACCGCAACCGGTCCACTTGCTTTGGGAAGTAATCCCTTGCCTCCATTGGCAGTCATTATTGGGGCCGGGGTGACGGCCGGAGCGGCACTTTTACCTGATGTAGATCAACACAACGGCACGATTGCTCACAGTGGCGGGCTGGTCACTAAGGCGGTTGCCTCGGTAGCTCAAGGAGCGTCCGGTGGGCACCGTCATGGACTGCATGGCATTTTGGCGATCGTTGGGTTTTATCTCGCGACCACTTGGTTGGCTGGTTTTTCCGGCGACGTGCCATTCCTGGGGACCATTCCTATTGGTTCCGCTTTGCTGTTGCTGGCTTTGGTGGCTTTCGCGCTGAAGGCGTTGAAGTTGAGCAAGGGCGGCATCGTCAAGCTGTGGCTTTCAGCGTTTGCGCTCACTGTTGGTCTACTGGCGTTTGCCCCGGAACAACTTGAGTGGCTGCCACTGTCAGTCATGGTTGGTGTCGCTACTCACCTGGTGGGCGATTTTATTACCACGGGTGGACTACCTCTGTTTTGGCCTTGGGTTCCCAAGCCGCCCAAGGTGCTGCATGCCGTTCCGGTGATCAACCGAATTTGGCAGCCCAACGGGTACATGGCTGTGCCAGTACTGGGGAACACAGGTTCTGCTCGTGAGTGGGTGCTGTTTGTTGTCTTGAGCGGTTACACACTTGCTGGCCTGTTAGGTGAAGGGGCACACCTTGTAGGCCAGTCCTTTAGTTGGTGGGGATAGTTGCCCTACCTTCGATTGTCCCTGTTGAAAGGTTGATGTCATGAGAATTGTTGGGATTGACCCGTCGTTAAGGAACACCGGTGTTGCCATTATTGATAATGGTGCGCTTGTTGAACTCACTTCGATTCCTACGAAAAAGTTAACTGGTGAGATGCGTGTCCAATTCATTTTGGAGCACATTGAAAAGTTTGTGCAGGGCGCTGACATTATCGGAATTGAAGGGGTGTCTTATAACAGTGTCAGTAGCCGGCTGAATGAGGTGTATGGGCTGTGGGGAATCTTGAATCACTACCTGTGGCAAAACTTCCGCTCTCCCGTGATTGTGACCCCTGCGACGCGCGCTAAGTATGCGACGGGCAAGGGGAACGCTAGTAAGGATACGGTTATGGCCGCAGTTATTCGGCGGTACATGGATGAACGCATTACAGGCAATGATGAAGCTGATGCGCTGGTCGTTGCAGCGATACTTTCCCGTTTAGCGGGGAGCCCGATTGAGGATTCTTTGCCTGCCACGCATTTGGCAGCCCTGGACAAGATGGAACCGTTGGATGCGGTTTCCTTAGGCGCTAGTTTGACGTCTTCTGGGGCCATAACCGCTTCGCTGATAACTAGTGCTAGCGCTCCCCCGTCCCCCCAGGTTGCCGCTGCCCCAGCCGCGGCCTCTGTAGCTGTTGCTGAACGTCCAGTTGCGGCGCTGGCCCGGGAACGCTGCTTGGGGTGCGCTCGGTTCCACTGACGCTCTGCTTGCAGCTCACGCACCGGTCTCACTACGAGCCGGTGCGTTTGCCATTTCCAGGGATGGTTTGCGCTCGGTGTGCGATCTGACTTGACGAGAACGTTTGTGACTGTATTAGTAACAAACGTTTTCGTAGTCTACGATGTTATCAACGATAGCGAACCTTAAGGTGGTGCAGTGAAGCAGGTTGAAGCGCTTGAAATCTTAGAGATGGTTGGAGCTGACACTTATGGCTTGGTGACCACCAGCATGGCCGCGGAATCCGGGGTCCCACGCAGTTGGGTTTCGAGGCTTGCCCGCAATGGGCACCTTGAACGGCTACGTCAGGGGGTGTACGCACTGCCTTCGGCGACGCTCGACAAGTACACCGATGTTCGAGGGGCTTGGCTGTCCCTGACAGAAGCAAGCCATGCGTTACCTGGCGATAAGATCGTTGCTTCGGGGCCCACCGCGGCGTTCCTGCACGGCGTTGGGAACCTCATCCCCACAGTGCACGAGTTCACAACCACTTCCGGCAGGTTAACAAGGCAACATGACATTGTGTTGACGCAAAGTTCCCTGCGAGACGGTGACGTACAAGAGCTTCACGGGGTTGCGGTTACTACCCCTGCCCGCACTGTTCGTGACCTTGTAAGAGCGGGAATTGATGGTGACCACCTTGGGGATGTAGTGAGGGATTTCCTTGGCCAGGGTGTGGGCCGGCGTGTGATGTCCGCTGGTCTTGAAAATGGGGCCCCATTGTTTGACGCGGCGAACGGCCGTGAACTTCTTCAACGGTTTGCTCCACGAGGTTAAGGAACCCATGCTAAATAGAGCTGAGCTGCAGCGTCGCCGGGCCAAGTTAAACAAATCGTTCAAGCAGGTTGCAATCGAGCGCGGCAGCTCCGAGATGGACGTTCGCAAGCAGTTTGTGTTTGCGCTCTTTTGGAAGCGACTGTACCTAGGCGGTGACCCGGGCTGGTTACTTCTGGGTGGAAATGCGCTGCTGATTCGCACGGGTGGTGGTCGGCACACTAGCGACATCGACTTCGCGCGTGATGAGGTTTGGGAAGACCCGGCTGAGCTGCACAAGGAATTGCAAGAGAAACTGCGGGCTGGTAACGACCTTGACGACTTCATCCTTGACGTTGTGAACGTGAAGCCACACGCGGACCCTGACGCTTTGGGGTACGGAACGAAGACTGCGGCCGCAACGATCGTGGTGTCTCTGGGAGGTAAGGAGTTCGACCGGTTCAAGGTTGATATTACGAGCCGGAAGTTCATTGACTCCACTGTCGATTTACTTCCACTGCAGCCGGTGTTCGCAGATCCGGCACTTGAGAAACTGCCGGCAATCCCTACGGTGCCGGTAGAGCATCACGTCGCAGATAAGATTGCGGCACTTTATGACACTTACGGTAAGGATGGGGGCCCTTCTACTCGGTATCGTGATCTGGCTGATCTTGTTCGCATTTTTCAAGGGCCACTGCCTGGTAGCGGGCAGGAGATAACAGTTGATGCTGCCCGTTTGCGCGCCGCGCTCGTTTCGGAAATTGGCCGGCGCAAGATGGTTTGGCCTACCCAGTTTTCAGCCCCTGGGCCTTTGTGGCTGGCTGAGTTCCCGCGACTAGCTGCACAGTATGCCCAGTACCCTTCTGACTTTATGGACCTCGCAGCGGCTCTCGCCTACGTCTCCGAAGTGCTTGGTGATGTACTCACTGGCGTGCGAACCAATGGGGTGTGGCATTCGGCTAAAGGAACTTGGATTTAGCTGGTCAGCGCGATGGTGACGCTGCGGTGCGCAACGGTGGCAGGAAGGTGCCGCACATAGGCTAGTGACCCCTTTCGCCTGTCTTTGGAGTGTGCATCTTTTGAGGTACCGTTTGGCCGCCGCGTTGGTGGTTTGTGCAGTAATGACCGGAACAGTAGCTGGGTGCAGCTCCCCCACTGCCCCACCAGCGGCTGAACCAACCGCGGTCTCCCCTGAACGTACGAGGGACGTTGCACCAGTGGTTGGGGCCATTATTGGCCGGGACCAGGTTGACGTCCTGCCGGCGGAGTTTATCGGCTTTGAAACACTAACTGGTGACATTGTGACCGTCACTGACAGGCAAGCGTTCCCTGCCGCTGTTACGAAGGACATACAGGCACGCGCTGCAGCAGCGTTGCAGGACGTCACTGATGGGCAGTTAGCTTTCCTGGAGTTGCAGCGAATGGCCGTTGACGTGACAAGGCAGACCGGAAGGACTGTTACTTTTGTTGCTCAGGTGCCCGGTTCGGGTGAACCTACGTGGTTTGTTGCGGCACCTCAAGAGACCGTGACTGTGGATCTTGTTCCGGGTCGTTCCAAGCAGGACGCTCTCGGTGAGCTGCACAAAGCTATCGCATTCCAAGAAAACCCTGACGCTTTTGAGGTCATCACTATTTCTTA
It encodes the following:
- a CDS encoding type IV toxin-antitoxin system AbiEi family antitoxin domain-containing protein, with product MKQVEALEILEMVGADTYGLVTTSMAAESGVPRSWVSRLARNGHLERLRQGVYALPSATLDKYTDVRGAWLSLTEASHALPGDKIVASGPTAAFLHGVGNLIPTVHEFTTTSGRLTRQHDIVLTQSSLRDGDVQELHGVAVTTPARTVRDLVRAGIDGDHLGDVVRDFLGQGVGRRVMSAGLENGAPLFDAANGRELLQRFAPRG
- a CDS encoding metal-dependent hydrolase codes for the protein MMGKHHAVSGAAAWIAVTATGPLALGSNPLPPLAVIIGAGVTAGAALLPDVDQHNGTIAHSGGLVTKAVASVAQGASGGHRHGLHGILAIVGFYLATTWLAGFSGDVPFLGTIPIGSALLLLALVAFALKALKLSKGGIVKLWLSAFALTVGLLAFAPEQLEWLPLSVMVGVATHLVGDFITTGGLPLFWPWVPKPPKVLHAVPVINRIWQPNGYMAVPVLGNTGSAREWVLFVVLSGYTLAGLLGEGAHLVGQSFSWWG
- a CDS encoding crossover junction endodeoxyribonuclease RuvC; amino-acid sequence: MRIVGIDPSLRNTGVAIIDNGALVELTSIPTKKLTGEMRVQFILEHIEKFVQGADIIGIEGVSYNSVSSRLNEVYGLWGILNHYLWQNFRSPVIVTPATRAKYATGKGNASKDTVMAAVIRRYMDERITGNDEADALVVAAILSRLAGSPIEDSLPATHLAALDKMEPLDAVSLGASLTSSGAITASLITSASAPPSPQVAAAPAAASVAVAERPVAALARERCLGCARFH
- a CDS encoding nucleotidyl transferase AbiEii/AbiGii toxin family protein, translated to MLNRAELQRRRAKLNKSFKQVAIERGSSEMDVRKQFVFALFWKRLYLGGDPGWLLLGGNALLIRTGGGRHTSDIDFARDEVWEDPAELHKELQEKLRAGNDLDDFILDVVNVKPHADPDALGYGTKTAAATIVVSLGGKEFDRFKVDITSRKFIDSTVDLLPLQPVFADPALEKLPAIPTVPVEHHVADKIAALYDTYGKDGGPSTRYRDLADLVRIFQGPLPGSGQEITVDAARLRAALVSEIGRRKMVWPTQFSAPGPLWLAEFPRLAAQYAQYPSDFMDLAAALAYVSEVLGDVLTGVRTNGVWHSAKGTWI